The Ichthyobacterium seriolicida sequence CCATTAATGTGATTTACTCATTTTGCAAATTAACTTTCACTATGTCTGATTTTATAATATCTCTTATAACCATCATTTACCAAGCCTTCATAAGACTTAAATCCAAGGGACTTTCTTCTTCCCATTTTTAAGCAATCAAATGACGTAATTTGTCAAAAATTTTGTTGATAGTATAACGACTTACATAAGTCAATTTACTAACTTTTTTCGCTTGAATATCTAGGCAAAATAACTGAAAAATAAACCTGAATTGTACTTCTACAAATTCTCAAACAAATATTGAGTTTTTGAATTCAATTAACTTGTTGCATTAATTGTTAGTTTATAGTATTTTTTACTTGTTCCATTTTGAGCTACTACTGTGAAATTATAACTAACTGCAGTGGAGCCACCAGAAGTGCCTTTAAGATCTGTTTGATCAGTAGTAGTAGTAGCTCCAGTTTTCTTCATTCCAGTAATTGGATTAACATCACATACATTAGTAGTGCCACTAGCAGTGCAAGTAGTATCACTAACCTCAATAAAAGCTCCATCTGGAAGTTCTAAAGCATCTGCTTTGAAGTAAGCATTTTGATCAACACCACCGTCCTTAAGCTCGTAACTAGAACCTTTTCTAAGTTTGAATTCAATTGGGTTTGTGCTTATATCACCTTTACCAGTATTGCCAGTATCGTAATGAGCATTAGCTACCGAATTAGCTTCTTTATCTTTAAATGAATCTTTAGTGTTAATTCCAGTAGCAGCAACTGTAAACCCAAACTTATTCTCTCCTATAGTACATAAATTAGATTTACTTTCTGAGAATTTAAAATTCACAGTGTATATCTTATCAGCGAATCCAGCTTTGGAAAATTTAAGAACTTGTTTGATAACAGGATTAGCAGATTTTAATTTCTCCGAAGTAAAATGATCTTTATTTATTTCAAATGAGATCTCTACAGAATTTCCTCTAATATTAGTTTTAGGAGCTTCTAAAACAACACTATCAACAGCAGATTTAAAAGTAAGAACAGCCTTAACAGTAGCGTTTGCTGCTAATTTTTCAAAATTTGAGTTATATGGAAGATTTATAAAAATATTGTTTCCTTCTATATCTTCTGTTCTAGTTGCAAACTCAGTTGGATAACCGTTAGCAGTAGCGGTTGAATCAACAGAAGCCAATTTGTTTCTAGCAGGAGTTTTTGTAATAAATAACTTTTCGTAAAATTCAGAAACATCAGTGCCTTTTAGATTTCCTGCTTTTTCAAACTTTACAGAAGTAATTTCTAATTGTAGTGGTTTTGCTGCTACATCCGTTTTAGCTTCCTCAACTGGTTTAGTACAAGAGAAAGCGAATAACACAAGCGTTAATAATGATAAAAGATTTTTAAATAAGTTTTTTGTTTTCATAATTTATATTTCAATGATTAATAATAAATAGCAACAGCTTAAATAATTAATTGAGTTTTTGAATTTTACTAACTAGCATTAATTACTAGTTTATAGTATTTCTTGCTTGTTCCATTTTGAGCTACTACAGTGAATTTATAACTAGCTTCTGCTTGACCAGAAGCTCCCTTAAGGTCTGTCTGATCATTAGTAGTAGTAGCTTCAGTTTTCTTCATCCCAGTAATTGGATTGACATCAGTATCATTTTCTAATACAATAAAAGCTCCATCTGGAAGTTCTAAAGCATCTGCTTTGAAGTAAGCATCTTGACCAACTCCACTTGTATTAAGCTCCTTACTAGTCGAAGAATCACTCTTCCTAAGTTTGAATTCAATTGGGTTTGTGCTTGAATTAACAGTGTTAGTATTAGGAGCAACATAGTTAGCTGTAACTATACTCCCCTGAGCTTTACTGTTGCTAAAATCGCCAGATTTATTAATTCCAGAAGTTCCTCCAACTGTAAACTTAAACTTATCTTGTCCTATAGTACATAAATCAGATTTACTTTCTGAGAACTTAAAATTCACAGTGTATATCTTATCAGCGAATCCAGCTTTGGAAAATTTAAGAACTTGTTTAACGACAGGATTAGCAGATTTTAATTTCACCGAACTAAAATGATCTTTATTTATTTCAAATGAAATCTCTACAGAATTTCCTTTAATATTGGTAATCTTAGGCACTTCTAAATTAACACTATCAACTGCAGATTTAAAAGTAAGAACAGCCTTAACAGTAGCATTTGCTGTTAATTTTTCAAAATTTGAGTTATATGGAAGATTTATAAAAATATTATTCCCTTTTATATCTTCAGTTCTAGTTGCAAACTCAGTTGGATAACCGTTAGTAGTAGCGGTTGAATCAACAGAAGCCAATTTGTTTCTAGCAGGAGTTCTTGTAATAAATAACTTTTCGTAAAATTCAGACACATCAGTGCCTTTTAGATTTCCTGATTTTTCAAACTTTACAGAAGTAATTTCTAATTGTAGTGGTTTTGCTGCTACATCAGTTTTAGCTTCCTCAACTGGTTTAGTACAAGAGAAAGCGAATAACACAAGTGTTAATAATGACAAAAAGTTTTTAAATAAGTTTTTTGTTTTCATAATTTATACTTCAATGATTAATAATAAATACCAACAGCTTAAATAATTAATTGAGTTTTTGAACTTTACAAACTAGCTATCAGCATTAATTGTTAGTTTATAGTATTTCTTGCTTGTTCCATTTTGAGCTACTACTGTGAAATTATATTCAACACTTCCATTTCCAGAAGCTCCCTTAAGATCTGTTTGATTAGCAACAACAGTCCCATTAGTTTTTTTAATTCCAGTAATTGGATTGACATAAGTATCATTTTCTAATACAATAAAAGCTCCATCTGGAAGTTCTAAAGCATCTGCTTTGAAATAAGCAGTATCAGCAACTCCACTTGTATTAAGCTCGCCATTAGCACTCTTTCTAAGTTTGAATTCAATTGGGGATGAACTTGTCTTACCTTTGCCCTCTCCACTATTAGCAGTATCATAATGAGCTCTAACTACTGATGCTGAGTTAGCTTTGGCGGTATCACTAAAAGAAGTCTTAGCATTAATTCCAGTTTCATTTAATGTAAACTTAAAACCAGTTTCTCCTATAGTACATAAATCAGATTTACTTTCTGAGAACTTAAAATTCACAGTGTATATCTTATCAGCGAATCCAGCTTTGGAAAATTTAAGAACTTGTTTTATAACAGGGTTAGCAGATTTTAATTTCTCCGAAGTAAAATGATCTTTATTTATTTCAAATGAAATCTCTACAGAATTTCCTTTAATATTAGTTTTGGGAGTTTCTAAAACAACACTATCAACAACAGATTTAAAAGTAAGAACAGCCTTAACAGTAGCGTTTGCTGATAATTTTTCAAAATTTGAGTTATATGGAAGATTTATAAAAATATTGTTTCCTTCTATATCTTCTGTTCTAGTTGCAAACTCAGTTGGATAACCGTTAGCAGTAGCGGTTGAATCAACAGAAGCCAATTTGTCTCTAGCAGGAGTTCTTGTAATAAATAACTTTTCGTAAAATTCAGATACATCAGTGCCTTTTAGATTTCCTGCTTTTTCAAACTTTACAGAAGCAATTTCTAATCGTAGTGGTTTTGCTGCTACATCCGTTTTAGCTTCCTCTCCTGATTTAGGACCTTCAGATGGTTTAGTACAAGATAAAGCGAATAACACAAGTGTTAATAATGACAAAAGGTTTTTAAATAAGTTTTTTGTTTTCATAATTTATATTTCAATGATTAATAATAAATAGCAACAGCTTAAATAATTAATTCAGTTTTTAAATTCCACTAACTAGCATTAATTGTTAGTTTGTAATATTTCTTGCTTGTTCCATTTTGAGCTACTACTGTGAAATTATAACTAACTGTAGTGGAGCCACTAGAAGCTCCCTTAAGATCTGTCTGATCAGTAGTATTAGTAGCTCCAGTTTTCTTCATTCCAGTAATTGGATTGACGTCAGTATCATTTTCTAATACAATAAAAGCTCCATCTGGAAGTTCTAAAGCATCTGCTTTGAAATAAGCATCTTCACCAACTCCAGCATCCTTTAGCTCGTTATTACTAGAACCTTTTCTAAGTTTGAATTCAATTGGGGATGAACTTGTCTCACCTTTGCCCGCTCCACTATTAGCAGTATCATAATGAGCTTTAACTACATCGTTAGCTTGTTTGCTATTAAATGAACCTTTAGCATTAATTCCGCTATCAGTAGCTTTAAACCCAAACTTATTTTCTCCTATAGTACATAAATCAGATTTAGTATCTGAGAACCTAAAATTCATAGTGTATACTCTATCTGTAAATCCAGCTTTGGAAAATTTAAGAACCTGTTTGAAAACAGGATTAGCAGAGTTTAATTTTTCCGAAGTAAAATGATCTTTATTTATCTCAAATGAGATCTCTGCAGAATTTCCTTTAATATTAGTTTTGGGAGTTTCTAAAACAACACTATCAACAACAGATTTAAAAGTAAGAATAGCCTTAACAGTAGCGTTTGCTGTTAATTTTTCAAAATTTGAGTTATATGGAAGTTTTATAAAAATATCGTTTCCCTTTATGTCTGTGGCTTCAGTTACAAACTCAGTTGGATAACCGTTAGTAGTAGCGGTTGAATCAACAGAAGCCAATTTGTTTCTAGCAGGAGTTCTTGTAATAAATAACTTTTCGTAAAATTCAGACACATCAGTGCCTTTTAGATTTCCTGCTTTTTCAAATTTTATAGAAGTAATTTCTAATTGTAGTGGTTTTACTTCTACATCCGTTTTAGCCTCCTCCCCTGGTTTAGAATCTTCAGCTGGTTTAGTACAAGAGAAAGCGAATAACACAAGTGTTAATAATGACAAAAAGTTTTTAAATAAGTTTTTTGTTTTCATAATTTATATTTCAATGATTAATAATAAGTAGCAATAGCTTAAATAATTAATTGAGTTTTTGAATGTTACTAACTAGCTATCAGCATTAATTGTTAGTTTATAGTATTTCTTGCTTGTTCCATTTTGAGCTACTACAGTGAATTTATAACTAGCTTCTGCTTGACCAGAAGCTCCCTTAAGGTCTGTCTGATCATTAGTAGTAGTAGCTCCAGTTTTCTTCATCCCAGTAATTGGATTAACATCATCATCAGCCTCTAATACAATAAAAGCTCCATCTGGAAGTTCTAAAGCATCTGCTTTGAAATAATCAGTATCAGCAACTCCTTCTGTCTTAAGCTCGTTATTATTAGAACCTTTTCTAAGTTTGAATTCTATTGGCTGATCACTAGTATTACCTTTACTACTATTAGCAGTAGTGTCATAATAAGCATTAGCTACCGAATTAGCTTCTTTATCTTTAAATGAAGTACTAATATTAATCCCACTAGCAGCAACTGTAAACTTAAACTTATCTTGCCCTATAGTACATAATTCAGATTTACTTTCTGAGAATTTAAAACTCACAGTGTATATCTTATCAGCGAATCCAGCTTTGGAAAATTTAAGAACTTGTTTGATAACAGGATTGGTAGCTTTTAAATTCACCGAACTAAAATGATCTTTATTTATCTCAAATGAAATCTCTACAGAATTTCCTTTAATATTGGTAATCTTAGGCACTTCTAAAACAACACTATCAACTGCAGATTTAAAAGTAAGAACAGCCTTAACAGTAGCGTTTTCTTTTAATGCTTCAAAATTTGAGTTATATGGAAGATTTATAAAAATATTGTTTCCCTTTATATCTGTAGTTTCAAATTTATTTGGATAACCATTAGAAGTACTACTTGCAGCAACAGAAGCCAATTTATTTCTAGCAGGAATTCTTGTAATAAATAACTTTTCGTAAAATTCAGATACATTATCTCCATTTAGATTTCCCGCTTTTTCAAACTTTACAGAGGTAATTTCTAATTGTAGAGGCTTTGCTACTACATCCGTTTTAGCCCCCTCCCCTGGTTTAGGCCCTTCAGCTGGTTTAGTACAAGAGAAAACTACTAAGAAAATAGCTAGTAGTGATAAAAAGTTTTTAAATAAGTTTTTTGTTTTCATAATTTATATTTCAATGATTAATAATAAATAGCAACAGCTTAAATAATTAAATTGAGTTTTTAAATTCAATTAACTTGTTGCATTAATTGTTAGTTTGTAGTATTTCTTGCTTGTTCCATTTTGAGCTACTACTGTGAATGTATAGCTAATAGCTCCGTTATCTGACTTTCCTATAAGATGCGTCTGACCAGTAGCAGCTGCCACTCCAGTTCCCTTCATTCCAGTGATTGGATTGACATTCGCACATGTAGGAGTAGAGCCAGTACCAGGACAAGCAGTAGTGTCAGTAGAAACCTCAATAAAAGCTCCATCTGGAAGTTCTAAAGCATCTGCTTTAAAATAATCAGTGTCAGCAACTCCAGCTTCCTTAAGCTCGTTATTACTAGAACCTTTTCTAAGTTTGAATTCAATTGGGTTTGTACCTGAATTAGGCGTGTCAGTATTAGAAGCAACATAGTTAGCTGTAACTATACCATCAACGGTTTTACTACTGTTAAAATCACCAGATTTATTAATTCCAGTAGTTCCTCCAACTTTAAACTTAAAACCAGTTTCTTCTATAGTACATGAATCAGATTTACTTTCTGAGAATTTAAAATTCACAGTGTATATCTTATCAGCGAATCCAGCTTTGGAAAATTTAAGAACTTGTTTGATAACAGGATTAGCAGATTTTAAATTCTCCGAAGTAAAATGATCTTTATTTATTTCAAATGAAATCTCTGCAGAATTTCCTCTAATATTAGTTTTAGGGGCTTCTAAAACAACACTATCAACAGCAGATTTAAAAGTAAGAACAGCTTTGATAGTAGCATTTGCTGTTAATTTTTCAAAATTTGAGTTATATGGAAGATTTATAAAAATATTGTTTCCCTTTATGTCTGTAGCTTCAGTTTCAAACTTATCTGGATAACCATTAGAAGCTACAACGGCAGTTTTACTTTTGTCTCTAGCTGGAGTTTTAGTGATAAAAAGCTTTTCGTAGAACTCAGATACATCAGTGTCTTTAAAATTTTTAGCTTTTTCAAACTTTACAGAAGTAATTTCTAATTCTAAAGGTTTTGCTGCTACATCCGTTTTAGCTTTCTCTCCTAGTTTAGCCTCCTCAGATGGTTTAGTACAAGAGAAAACTACTAGAACAATAGCTAGTAGTGATAAAAGGTTTTTAAATAAATTTTTTGTTTTCATAATCTATATTTCAATGATTAATAATAAAGAGCAAAATCCTAAATAATTAATTGAGCTTTTGAATTTTACTAACTATCAGTATTAATTGTTAGTTTGCAGTATTTTTTACTTGTCCCATTTTGAGCTATTACTGTGAAATTATAACTAACTGCAGTGGAGCCACCAGAAGTGCCTTTAAGGTCTGTTTGACCAGTAGTAGCAGAACTACCAGTTTTCTTCATCCCAGTAATTGGATTGACATCAGTATCATTTTCTAATACAATAAAAGCTCCATCTGGAAGTTCCAAAGCATCTGCTTTGAAATAATCTGTTTCAGCAACTCCTCCTGTCTTAAGCTCGTTATTACTAGAACCTTTTCTAAGTTTGAATTCAATTGGGTTTGTAACTGAATTAGCAGTGTTAACAGTAGGTGTAACATAATGAGCATTTACTATGTTCCCAGTTGCTTTACCTGTACTAAAATTAGCAACAGCGTTGATTCCACTAGCAGCAACTGTAAACTTAAACTTATCTTCTCCTATAGTACAGTCTGCAGATTTGTTATCTGAGAATTTAAAATTCACGGTGTATATCTTATCAACGAATCCAGCTTTAGAAAATTTAAGAACTTGTTTAACGACAGGATTAGCAGAGTTTAATTTCTCCGAAGTAAAATGATCTTTATTTATCTCAAATGAAATCTCTACAGAATTTCCTTTAATATTGGTAATCTTAGGCACTTCTAAATTAACACTATCAACAACAGATTTAAAAGTAAGAACAGCCTTAACAGTAACGTTTGCTGTTAATTTTTCAAAATTTGAGTTATACGGAAGATTTATAAAAATATTATTCCCTTTTATATCTTCAGTTTTAGTTGCAAACTCAGTTGGATAACCGTTATTAGTTCCTTTATCATCTTTATTCTTGCTCTTATCTCTAGCAGGGGTTTTTGTAATAAAGAGTTTTTCATAAAACTCAGAAACATCATCACCATTTAGATTTCCTGCTTTTTCAAACTTTACAGAAGCAATTTCTAATTGTAGAGGCTTTGCTACTACATCCGTTTTAGCCCCCTCCCCTGGTTTAGGACCTTCAGCTGGTTTAGTACAAGAGAAAGCTACTAAGAAAATAGTTAGTAGTGATAAGGTGTATTTTAATAAAATATTCATGTTTTTTAAATTTTCAAAACGACAAAAAACGCTAATAGCTCAAATGACAAGGCATTCAAGCTATTAAGTCTAAACTTTAATTCAATTACCCTTTTTGGGATAAAATCAAATTAAAAAGCTAAGTTAGTAGTAATTATTTAATTGAGAAGTTTTTTTATGGTAAAAAAAACTTAAACGGGCTGTTTGAATTATTTCTATTGACTAGTCCTACTTTGTTCTTCTCTATTTTTACTTCTAGCTCTGGTAGATCTAAAATTATCTCCAAACCTGTAGCTTATACCTACCATTATAGACCTGTCGTCATGAAAATATTCATAAGAAGATTCTATGCCATCATAAACAGTAGTAGAATTCCTTATAGAAGAATTAAATATGTCAGTGGTGTTTAAGCTAAGAGTTAGGTTTTTATCTAATAATAACCACCTTAAGGAGAAATTTAAATTATTATAAGAGTCAATATTTTCTAGTTCATAAATACCAGCTGGTACATATACAAAGTTCAGATTTGCTGATAAAGTCTTATCAGGGGTCAGGATAAAATTGTTAGACAAGTTAAAATAACTATTCCAACCACTAAGTTTTTTTAGGGGTAATTCAGCTTTGGAATCGGTATGCTGATAATATACATTAGCAGTGGCATTTAAATTCCACCATTCTGTAAGATTGTAAATAAAAGTCTGATTGATGCCAATATTTTTTTTATCATAATAATTTAGATGCATACGCTCTGTTTTATTGGTAGATTTGTCTATTTTAGATATCTCTCCGAAACCATCACTAGTATAAGAGTAAGATATAGCAGTAAAGCTTATGCCTTTATAAGTGTATTCCAGTTCGATATTATCAGTAAAGGAAGGTTTCAAATGTTGATTACCTTTAACATATACATTTTTACTTGTCTCCCAAACAAAAGGGTTTAAATGCCAATACGAAGGTCTTTTTATTCTCTTGCCATAATTTATGTTAAAGGAATTATGATCATCTAGATTATACGACAAATACACAGTGGGAAATAGTTCTGAGTAAGTAGTTTTATTAGTTTTATTAAGGGTTTTTGAATGCCCTTTAGTTTGAGTAAATTCATATCTCAATCCTATTTTAGCTTGAAATTTTTCTGAAATGTTCTTTTGTGCACTGAAATATATCGCTTGATTATTCTCTCTATAATTAAATTCATTGCTGGTTTGGGTATTTAATATTTCTTTTCCATTTAGAATGTCGTAATATTTATTCGGGCTGTTAGTCTCGATAAATACAGCTCGTCCTCCGTAATTATAATTGGCAAATTCAGTAGGGTGTTCCATATCTAAATTCACAGAATAATTAACTACATCTTGAACTCCATAACTTTTGTCTTTATCATGTTTATTGAGTATTTTATTATTTGACCCTTCACTTAGAACAAGTGTTTTAATGCCTATATCTCGTTTTGCTTTAAAATTGTAATTCATAAAATCAAAATCTAAAGACAATTTTCTGCCTATAGTATCAATATCGTATATAATGTGATAGTTTAGGGAATTTTGTCTAAATTGCATATCGTTCTTGGTTATTGTTTCATAGTCAATTTCAGAAGAGGTGTCATAACCTTGGGTAGTCTTACTATTTTCATTTACAAATGGTTTACCGAAAAAAAAATTATAATCAAAACCAGTTGATAATTTATCATTTATCTTATACTCCAATCCTAATTTAGGAGAAAGGAAATTTACGGTTCTTTCTTTATTATTATTTGCTTTCCATGGCTTAGCATATTCAGTCTGAGACTTTTCTCTGCTTACAAACATGTAATAAGAATAACCTATTCTACTAATTATCTCTAAATCTCCTTTTTTGAAATTAAAACTAGCTCCTGTTGTTCCCGAGGGCTTGCTTCTCTGTAAATAGGATCCTTTTAATGAGGCATTCCATTGATCTATTATAGATTTTTTAGTTACGATATTTATCAATCCGCTATTGCCTGCTGCACTGTATTTAGCAGGAGGATTGGGTATAACTTCTATTTTCTTCAAGTCTTCTGAATTAAGTGTCATTAGATAGTTAGACAGCTCTTCTCCAGAGAATTGGACTATTCTGCCATTAATCATAACTGACATGCCTTCTTTTCCTATCATAGATATTTTATCGTTTTCTACTTTTAATCTAGGAGTTATTTTCAGTACTTCTAAGGCGTTTCTTCCAGTTGCAGCCACTGAGTTCTCTACATTTAATATTAGTCTATCTGGCTTTTTCTCTATTACAGGGTTTTTGGCTTCTAGAACGATTTCTTTAAGAGACACATCTGGATTTACATATATAGTTTTTAGGTCTAAATCTTTCTCGACTGAAATAATTTGATTGTGAATATTCTCAGAAAAATACCTCATGATCAGTTCATATTCTCCCTTATTTATATCATCTATGATGAAATATCCTTCCTTGTCTGTAAGTTTAGATTTTATTGCTACAGAGTCTAAAGTCTGGAGTATTACCTCTGTATATTCCAAAGGTAACTTATCACTGTCTTGAATTTTTCCACTTATCCTGTATTGAGAATAACTAGTAATAGTAATCATCGACACTAATAATGACAGAAATGATTTTTTAATAGTTGGAAGAAATTTATTATGACTCATGCTTATTTTTTTTAGTTAATAGTTTTTAAAAAGTGAGGAAGACCTATGCATTAATAAACTTGCGCAAGTTATAAACTTATCCTAATCTTCAAAGATTTTTTTAAAAAAATATTAGATTGTAAAATCTAACACAAAGGGGCTTTTTAATTTTTGGATAAAAAATAATAGTTTTTTTTATCTAAACCTAGATTTGATTAATATTTATTTGGGAATAAATAATTCTTAATGTCAAAATGAGGAACCATAAAAAAACAGACAGCCATAACAACTGACTGTCTGTTTTTTAGAGTTGAATAAGTACGGAAATTATTTATTTCGCAGCTTATCCAGCAACCGCTACCTTAACCCAATAATGACCTACTGCACTGCCACTACTTTCTTTAAGAGTATACTTTACTTCCTTTTCGTTAGAAAAATCTTGTTCCCCAGTAGGTTCTAGAGTATACGAAGAACTACTACTACTATCCAAACTAAGTGTTAAAGACTTTAAATCTTCTTGAGAAGTTCCAGAAGGCACAGTAATAGTTATAACTCTGGTAGTTGCATCAATATTCTTAGAATCTGGAATGATCTCAGTACTATCAGATTTTTTCACTTTCAAACTATCAGCAACTATAACCTTAGTAGAATCATGTATATACACATCATAAGTCTTTGCTGTACTATTATCCTCAGCTGTTACAGTATATGTAACAGAATTTTCATAAGAAAAAGTTTGAGCATCTGCTGGAGTTACAGTAGCATAATCTGATTGTGTTGTAGTAGGAATTTTTGATTCTGTTGGAAGGCTAGACACAGGCACAACTATTCTGCCATTTATACTACTATTAGGATGTGTAATATTACCACTATCAGAACCAATTGTAAATGTTTTAATCTGAGCTATAGTTGATTTTTCTCTAGTTACAGTAACTTGATAAGTCTTTTGCATACCTTCTTTACCTGTTACTATATACTGAACAGCTTCGCCAGATGTAAACTCTTGAGATACCCCACTGGCAGAAGAAGAACTGGCAATAGTAGCATCATCTCCTCCTAATACAATTGTAGGAGTTAGAGTCACTTTATCTGAATTTTTCTTAACAGAAGCAGGAACTGTTATAGTTATGGTATTATTTTCATGGTTAATTTGTCCTATCACTTCCGTGTTTATGCCTGTATTAGTGCCATCAGATTTAGTTTCAAATTTAAAAGACTTAATATAAGGCCCTTTAACTGCTGTTATAGTATAAACTCTTTTAGAACCCGTATCACTTTTTGTTAAAGTAAATGTATTACTGCCAGTAGCACTAATATCTCCAGATGCCGCTGCACCACTAGCTGGACTTACAGTACAACCATCAGGAAGAGTGATCGCAGGTGTTAATCCTGTTAAATCAATGTCAGTATTACGGTCAGCATCTTTATGAGGAAATTTTAGTAAGATAATGCCAACATCAGAGTCTTCAGCATGAGTTAATGTAGCTTCAACTTCTTCTTTAATACCTTTTTCAGTAGTAGCTGGTATTTTAAAGCTTTCTAATTTTGGCGCCGCTTCTTTAGTTACAGTTACTGTGTACGTTTTAGCAAACGATGTATAAGTAGAGTTTTTTACTATATACTGAACAGC is a genomic window containing:
- a CDS encoding outer membrane beta-barrel family protein, which translates into the protein MSHNKFLPTIKKSFLSLLVSMITITSYSQYRISGKIQDSDKLPLEYTEVILQTLDSVAIKSKLTDKEGYFIIDDINKGEYELIMRYFSENIHNQIISVEKDLDLKTIYVNPDVSLKEIVLEAKNPVIEKKPDRLILNVENSVAATGRNALEVLKITPRLKVENDKISMIGKEGMSVMINGRIVQFSGEELSNYLMTLNSEDLKKIEVIPNPPAKYSAAGNSGLINIVTKKSIIDQWNASLKGSYLQRSKPSGTTGASFNFKKGDLEIISRIGYSYYMFVSREKSQTEYAKPWKANNNKERTVNFLSPKLGLEYKINDKLSTGFDYNFFFGKPFVNENSKTTQGYDTSSEIDYETITKNDMQFRQNSLNYHIIYDIDTIGRKLSLDFDFMNYNFKAKRDIGIKTLVLSEGSNNKILNKHDKDKSYGVQDVVNYSVNLDMEHPTEFANYNYGGRAVFIETNSPNKYYDILNGKEILNTQTSNEFNYRENNQAIYFSAQKNISEKFQAKIGLRYEFTQTKGHSKTLNKTNKTTYSELFPTVYLSYNLDDHNSFNINYGKRIKRPSYWHLNPFVWETSKNVYVKGNQHLKPSFTDNIELEYTYKGISFTAISYSYTSDGFGEISKIDKSTNKTERMHLNYYDKKNIGINQTFIYNLTEWWNLNATANVYYQHTDSKAELPLKKLSGWNSYFNLSNNFILTPDKTLSANLNFVYVPAGIYELENIDSYNNLNFSLRWLLLDKNLTLSLNTTDIFNSSIRNSTTVYDGIESSYEYFHDDRSIMVGISYRFGDNFRSTRARSKNREEQSRTSQ